Proteins from one Maniola hyperantus chromosome 25, iAphHyp1.2, whole genome shotgun sequence genomic window:
- the LOC117993963 gene encoding uncharacterized protein, with translation MPVTRQELKNRKASTEEESPATSEDTATTAATETTVSERTASRAATDTSATSRSTAVPPSETSTSAVPSSASVREMTATAAASQMTAPTTVALALPADATQLGPPAAVEASAIEQGRSQAREASAIQKRRRTVKPQEVPLPPSKKGEGSTHSRSKAHRIAKAKEELLRLQVELAAARIAAMEAEETEDEIEDDGASIHSGAETSERVGNWLESQPPRPALAITSEPHYPIEPVVNSTGQQKHQNPLQSPAGVQPGLTELAEAITLAVKAARRPKFIELPIFGGSHQEWLPFRAAYYETESMFTTIENTNRLRRNLKGRAKEAVEGLLITSAHPTEVMKTLESRFGRPESIAMMEIEALRGLPRLTESPRDICIFSTKVSNVVATLKTLSCVNYMFNPEVSKTVVDKLTPTLRYRYYDFAVLQPKEDPELMKMEKFLKREAELCGPYALPEQVAPHTSHAPATQHRRPQKIHNVSEKQYTPKCAICEGEHGASDCEQFKNADANGRWDIAKSKRLCFRCLRYRNRTHNCRVKACGVNSCKYFHHKMLHYTKAPEKKEGVEITEIINSAWTIQKKQSYLKIIPVQVEGPKGALNTFALMDDGSTVTLIDNSIAELIGATGPIDPLKIETINVMKTSESASRRVNIKLRGLNDHEERIQARIVKNLQVSSQRVSRELVDGCTHLADIRDYLVYADIKPRVLIGQDNWHLLLTTEVRRGNSNQPVASLTPLGWVLHGSQSRAAGRSIDFVSHVTEGTEDDLDSLVKQYFEMDALCIQPKKPKTDPEEQALRILEKTTTKQEDGRYETGLLWRKEDVTFPDNYHNSLKRLHNIEKKIDRDPKLKQKYTEQMEALISKGYAELAPKQKTAGKTWYLPHFAVINPMKPEKLRVVHDAAAKTKGVALNDMLLKGPDLLQSLPGVIMRFRQHTVAVTADIKEMFMQVKLRAEDRDALRYLWRGERRDSQPPEEYRMTSLIFGASSSPSTAIYIKNLNAEQHKEAHPEAAAAIVQKHYVDDYLDSFSNLEEAVRITKSVREVHSKASFELKQWKSNSPQLLEALGEVEPTEDMELYKPEEKTERVLGVIWKLNTDELTFNLNLARVAPTLISGKTPTKREALRVVMSLFDPLGLASPVTIRAKQLLQEVWRRGTSWDDEIDEDLAEQWQDWMNHLKNLSSVAIPRRYLQYNDATSIQLHVFTDASEAAYSAVVFWRTVTPDGEVSLSLIMAKAKVAPLKLTSIPRLELQAAVMGTRLAETVIEEHERKPDCKVFWTDSKTVLTWIRTGARSYKPYVAHRLAAIEESSKVNEWRWVPTKLNVADDATRDVPTSFDEKHRWYKGPDFLYEAEDQWPVEVSTEKEEPSGEERIHHVIDRSKPKLSQALPEVSRFSNWDRLRYTTARVLQFIELCRATKQSVNYRRTRKNTEKDPNWKKTNKPATKQKPTVKTISSSSRKFLPVTAEHLRRAEELLMRSSQEDSFAEEIEALKNSKTLNKESRLHQLSVEYVNNTIRLRSRIQATEGITEHLKSPMVLDGDHSTIRLWVNAVHQQLHHAGVETTVNECRQQYWVLRLRPVTRMVIRRCLFCRMKTQKPPYPRTGDLPGCRLAHHRRPFTFTGVDYFGPLSVTVGRTRQKRWVAIFTCLTMRAIHLEIAGSLSADSAVMALRRMMAKRGTPTEVWSDNGSNLKAADKELRQALDEATAEEAAKKTISWRYIPPGAPFMGGAWERLVRSVKTALTATLHERHPTEEVLSTLLAEVEYTVNSRPLTHVSVSPDDPEALTPNHFLLGGPGRVPLPGTFDEEDAVSRSTWRASQRLADIF, from the coding sequence ATGCCAGTGACACGGCAGGAGCTCAAGAACCGCAAGGCTTCAACAGAAGAAGAGTCTCCGGCCACATCAGAGGATACTGCTACCACCGCCGCAACAGAAACTACAGTGTCGGAGCGAACGGCGTCGAGGGCGGCAACAGACACTTCCGCGACATCCAGGTCGACGGCCGTGCCACCCTCCGAGACATCGACGTCCGCCGTGCCTTCCTCCGCGTCAGTCAGAGAGATGACTGCAACCGCCGCCGCCTCACAGATGACTGCGCCTACCACCGTCGCGTTGGCACTGCCCGCCGATGCGACACAGTTGGGGCCCCCCGCTGCCGTGGAGGCCTCCGCTATAGAACAGGGGCGTAGCCAGGCTAGAGAAGCGTCGGCCATCCAGAAGAGGAGGAGGACTGTCAAGCCGCAAGAAGTACCACTCCCTCCTAGCAAGAAGGGGGAGGGGTCGACCCACAGCCGCAGCAAGGCGCATAGAATAGCGAAGGCCAAGGAAGAACTGCTACGTCTTCAGGTCGAACTAGCCGCTGCCCGCATCGCCGCCATGGAAGCTGAAGAAACAGAAGATGAAATAGAAGATGATGGTGCATCCATCCACTCCGGAGCCGAGACGAGCGAACGAGTGGGCAACTGGTTGGAGTCACAGCCCCCACGCCCCGCGCTAGCGATCACCAGCGAGCCACACTACCCTATAGAACCAGTGGTCAACAGCACGGGACAACAGAAGCACCAGAATCCACTTCAGTCACCGGCGGGAGTGCAACCGGGTCTAACAGAACTCGCCGAAGCCATCACGCTCGCCGTCAAAGCAGCACGACGCCCGAAGTTCATCGAGCTGCCCATCTTCGGAGGATCACATCAGGAATGGCTACCGTTCCGCGCCGCATACTATGAAACAGAAAGCATGTTCACCACAATAGAAAACACAAATCGTCTAAGAAGAAACTTGAAGGGAAGAGCGAAAGAAGCAGTTGAAGGTCTTCTCATCACCAGCGCGCACCCAACAGAAGTAATGAAGACACTGGAATCCAGATTCGGAAGACCAGAATCCATCGCTATGATGGAGATAGAAGCTCTACGTGGATTGCCGCGCCTTACCGAGTCACCGCGCGACATCTGCATCTTCTCGACAAAGGTCTCCAATGTGGTCGCGACTCTGAAGACACTCAGCTGCGTGAACTACATGTTCAACCCGGAGGTTTCGAAGACAGTCGTGGACAAGCTCACACCTACGCTGCGCTATAGATACTATGACTTCGCAGTGCTACAGCCGAAAGAAGATCCGGAACTGATGAAGATGGAGAAGTTCCTCAAGAGAGAAGCGGAGCTGTGCGGGCCGTACGCGCTTCCTGAACAAGTGGCGCCACATACATCACATGCGCCTGCCACGCAACACAGAAGACCGCAGAAAATTCACAACGTATCAGAAAAACAGTATACACCCAAGTGCGCCATCTGTGAAGGAGAGCACGGGGCAAGCGATTGTGAACAATTTAAGAATGCGGATGCAAACGGAAGATGGGACATAGCCAAGTCCAAACGCCTATGTTTTCGATGTCTTCGGTACAGAAACAGAACACACAACTGCCGGGTCAAGGCGTGTGGCGTCAACAGCTGCAAATACTTTCACCACAAGATGCTGCACTACACCAAGGCACCGGAGAAGAAAGAAGGCGTCGAAATCACAGAAATTATCAACTCGGCGTGGACTATACAGAAGAAACAATCCTATCTGAAGATTATTCCAGTGCAAGTTGAGGGGCCCAAAGGAGCTCTCAACACATTCGCCTTGATGGACGACGGGTCAACAGTGACATTGATAGACAACAGCATAGCCGAACTCATCGGAGCAACAGGACCCATCGATCCCTTGAAGATAGAAACTATCAACGTCATGAAGACATCAGAGTCAGCCTCAAGAAGAGTGAACATCAAGCTGAGAGGTCTCAACGATCATGAAGAACGTATACAAGCACGAATAGTGAAGAACCTTCAAGTGTCATCGCAACGGGTTTCAAGAGAGTTGGTGGACGGCTGCACACACCTGGCAGACATCCGCGACTACCTCGTATATGCAGACATCAAGCCTCGAGTCCTGATCGGTCAAGATAATTGGCACCTCCTGCTGACAACAGAAGTGAGAAGAGGAAATAGCAATCAACCAGTAGCCTCTCTCACACCGCTGGGGTGGGTGCTACACGGCAGCCAGAGCCGCGCCGCCGGACGTAGCATCGACTTCGTATCGCACGTCACAGAGGGAACAGAAGACGACCTGGACAGCCTCGTTAAGCAGTATTTCGAGATGGACGCACTCTGCATACAGCCGAAGAAACCGAAGACAGATCCAGAAGAACAAGCACTTCGTATCCTGGAGAAGACCACTACCAAACAGGAAGATGGAAGATATGAAACAGGACTTCTCTGGCGCAAAGAAGATGTTACGTTCCCGGACAACTACCACAACTCACTGAAGCGACTTCACAACATAGAAAAGAAGATCGATCGAGACCCCAAGCTGAAACAGAAGTACACAGAACAGATGGAAGCTCTCATCTCAAAAGGATATGCTGAACTCGCTCCGAAACAGAAGACTGCTGGCAAGACATGGTACCTGCCACATTTCGCAGTGATCAACCCGATGAAGCCTGAGAAGCTCCGAGTGGTACACGACGCAGCAGCGAAAACAAAAGGAGTAGCTCTCAACGACATGCTACTCAAAGGACCTGATCTCCTGCAGTCATTGCCTGGCGTCATCATGCGATTCCGGCAACACACAGTAGCAGTCACAGCGGATATCAAGGAGATGTTCATGCAAGTCAAGCTGCGAGCTGAAGACAGGGACGCACTGCGCTATCTGTGGCGAGGGGAACGAAGAGACAGCCAACCACCTGAAGAATATAGAATGACTTCGTTGATCTTCGGTGCATCAAGTTCTCCATCTACAGCAATTTACATCAAGAACTTGAATGCTGAACAGCACAAAGAAGCTCACCCTGAAGCCGCAGCTGCCATCGTACAGAAGCACTACGTGGACGACTACTTGGACAGCTTCAGTAACCTCGAAGAAGCAGTACGCATCACGAAGTCAGTACGCGAAGTGCACTCAAAGGCCAGCTTTGAGTTGAAACAATGGAAGTCGAACTCGCCTCAACTGTTAGAAGCACTGGGCGAAGTTGAACCAACAGAAGACATGGAACTCTACAAGCCAGAAGAGAAGACAGAAAGGGTGCTGGGTGTCATTTGGAAGCTCAACACAGACGAACTCACCTTCAACCTCAACTTGGCACGCGTCGCACCAACACTCATCAGTGGGAAGACACCGACGAAGAGAGAAGCGCTGCGAGTGGTCATGTCACTCTTCGATCCGCTCGGGCTCGCATCACCTGTCACCATAAGAGCGAAACAGCTGCTGCAAGAAGTATGGCGAAGAGGCACGTCGTGGGATGACGaaatagatgaagacctggctGAGCAGTGGCAAGACTGGATGAATCATCTGAAGAACCTCAGCAGCGTGGCAATCCCAAGGCGTTACCTACAGTACAACGACGCCACTTCAATCCAGCTACACGTGTTCACCGATGCAAGCGAAGCAGCCTACTCAGCAGTCGTCTTCTGGAGGACAGTGACACCGGATGGTGAAGTCAGCCTATCGCTCATCATGGCCAAAGCGAAGGTTGCGCCGCTGAAGTTGACGTCCATCCCGAGGTTGGAGCTCCAGGCAGCAGTGATGGGTACAAGACTCGCCGAAACAGTCATAGAAGAGCACGAGAGAAAACCAGACTGCAAGGTGTTCTGGACAGACAGCAAGACCGTACTCACCTGGATCCGAACAGGAGCACGCTCATACAAGCCCTACGTAGCACATCGCCTGGCTGCAATAGAAGAGTCTTCCAAAGTCAACGAGTGGCGCTGGGTGCCAACGAAGCTGAACGTAGCAGACGACGCTACGCGAGACGTGCCAACATCATTCGACGAGAAGCACCGCTGGTACAAGGGACCCGACTTTCTCTACGAGGCAGAAGACCAATGGCCCGTCGAAGTGTCTACAGAAAAAGAAGAACCTTCTGGCGAAGAGAGAATACACCATGTCATAGACAGAAGCAAGCCGAAGCTTTCACAAGCCTTACCTGAGGTGTCCCGCTTCTCAAACTGGGACAGACTCCGGTACACCACAGCTCGAGTTCTGCAGTTCATCGAACTCTGTAGAGCCACCAAACAGAGTGTCAACTACAGAAGGACAAGAAAGAACACAGAAAAGGACCCAAACTGGAAGAAGACGAACAAGCCTGCGACGAAACAGAAACCAACAGTGAAGACAATATCATCGTCCAGCAGGAAGTTTCTCCCAGTCACTGCAGAACATCTCCGAAGAGCCGAAGAACTCCTGATGCGCTCATCTCAAGAGGACTCCTTCGCAGAAGAAATAGAAGCCTTGAAAAATAGCAAGACACTGAACAAGGAGAGCCGCCTACACCAGCTGAGCGTCGAGTACGTCAACAACACCATCAGACTGAGAAGCCGAATTCAAGCAACAGAAGGCATAACAGAACATCTGAAGAGTCCAATGGTGCTCGACGGTGACCACTCGACAATCAGACTCTGGGTGAATGCAGTGCATCAGCAGCTTCACCACGCCGGCGTCGAGACGACAGTGAACGAGTGCCGACAGCAGTACTGGGTGCTACGCCTGAGACCTGTAACAAGAATGGTCATACGACGCTGCCTTTTCTGCCGAATGAAGACTCAGAAGCCGCCATACCCCAGGACTGGAGACCTGCCAGGATGCCGCCTAGCTCATCACAGACGTCCCTTCACATTCACCGGGGTAGACTACTTCGGGCCTCTCTCCGTGACCGTCGGCCGAACAAGACAGAAGAGATGGGTGGCCATCTTCACCTGCCTGACCATGAGGGCCATACACCTTgaaatcgccggctcactcagCGCAGACTCGGCGGTGATGGCACTGAGGAGAATGATGGCGAAACGAGGAACTCCAACTGAAGTCTGGTCAGATAACGGTAGCAACCTGAAAGCAGCAGACAAGGAGCTGCGTCAAGCACTCGACGAAGCAACAGCAGAGGAAGCAGCCAAGAAGACAATCTCCTGGCGCTACATTCCACCCGGGGCGCCGTTCATGGGCGGAGCTTGGGAGCGACTGGTGCGCTCCGTGAAGACGGCGCTGACAGCAACACTCCACGAACGCCATCCTACAGAAGAGGTCCTCTCCACCCTGCTGGCCGAAGTGGAATATACAGTCAACAGCAGACCACTGACTCACGTCTCAGTCAGTCCAGATGATCCAGAAGCGCTGACACCGAACCATTTCCTGCTGGGAGGTCCAGGACGTGTACCGCTGCCAGGTACATTCGACGAAGAGGATGCGGTCTCCAGATCTACGTGGCGAGCTTCGCAGCGATTGGCCGACATCTTCTGA